The Xanthomonas sp. DAR 34887 genome has a segment encoding these proteins:
- a CDS encoding helix-turn-helix transcriptional regulator — MRQVFMADRGQQRILDNEDAPAGSACLGAARLGSLQASATAFTVWIQLRGSAWIEAKEGRFELQRGQWLALERDSRPLVQADRDGLCIGLSLDADALKALGRMADATLYAGRGVLPPREARIALRLWRQAAARPGDVLAMRPVLLHLASMQGELSHRVQRCPGRSRVRKRQVFGRMQRAHLYLEGHRDRVVRISELAELTNFSSWYLSKTFQSLYEESPQALSARLRLERAADLLRETPMMIGEVAAASGFDNCCSFARAFRARFGVSASQYRQAATVPPESAKSANGRGKAPVLTGT, encoded by the coding sequence ATGCGACAAGTCTTCATGGCCGATCGTGGGCAGCAACGGATCCTGGACAACGAGGACGCGCCGGCCGGCTCGGCCTGCCTGGGCGCGGCGCGCCTGGGTAGCCTGCAGGCCTCGGCCACCGCGTTCACGGTCTGGATCCAACTGCGCGGCAGCGCCTGGATCGAAGCCAAGGAAGGCCGCTTCGAACTGCAGCGCGGCCAGTGGCTGGCCTTGGAGCGCGATTCGCGTCCGCTGGTGCAGGCCGATCGCGACGGCTTGTGCATCGGGCTCAGTCTGGACGCCGATGCGCTGAAGGCGCTGGGACGGATGGCCGATGCGACCCTGTACGCCGGCCGCGGCGTGCTGCCGCCGCGCGAGGCGCGGATCGCGCTGCGGCTGTGGCGGCAGGCGGCCGCGCGGCCGGGCGATGTGCTGGCGATGCGTCCGGTGCTGTTGCACCTGGCCTCGATGCAGGGCGAGCTGTCGCACCGTGTGCAGCGCTGCCCGGGGCGTTCGCGGGTGCGCAAGCGCCAGGTGTTCGGACGCATGCAGCGCGCGCATCTGTATCTGGAAGGGCACCGCGACCGCGTGGTGCGGATCAGCGAACTGGCCGAGCTGACCAACTTCTCCAGCTGGTACCTGTCCAAGACCTTCCAGAGCCTGTACGAGGAAAGCCCGCAGGCGCTGTCGGCGCGCCTGCGCCTGGAACGCGCCGCGGACCTGCTGCGCGAGACGCCGATGATGATCGGCGAGGTCGCCGCGGCCAGCGGCTTCGACAATTGCTGCAGCTTCGCCCGTGCTTTCCGTGCGCGCTTCGGCGTGTCCGCTTCGCAATATCGGCAGGCGGCCACGGTGCCGCCAGAGTCGGCAAAGTCTGCGAACGGCCGCGGCAAAGCGCCGGTGCTCACCGGAACGTAA